One window of the Vannielia litorea genome contains the following:
- a CDS encoding serine protease, which yields MGRLIWSLVLASFLIAGGLRPACAQEFDASLLTYEEKRFLQAALVMEGTYVGLIDGVWGAGSQKALATATRATSTRIPLSRVAPIVRNFQGELRSSNWGVIDLPASGISFAVPFSHLTSDQSTEYPTLRSRSGDLLVRSLADVSQEAVDRHRWLINNHRGPRELYSSYKSRRMITASQLAGGKVAYLRSEYRSGLFVSLLVQYEPWQSRRGQLITSTFRNGSQSELALPRNGLLSGLLSPPSTPPPIQPEVPETASSRPPSTSKPTARGSGTGFFVNNTDVVTAAHVVDGCSSLQLESGEALEIVGVDKALDLAVLSSSSRSQYFLPLDSEESAKLGEDIFALGFPYRGLLDQGLTVTGGNVGALPGALDSAKRLMITAPVQPGNSGGPILNRDGRVVGVVVSRFNDLFVLEQTGSLPQNINFAVSNGPLIGFLEKHHVFYANVDDKADPISNGVPEQMQKSVVSVLCH from the coding sequence ATGGGCAGATTGATTTGGTCTTTGGTGCTGGCTTCATTTCTAATCGCTGGTGGTTTACGCCCCGCGTGTGCGCAGGAATTCGACGCCTCTTTGCTGACATACGAGGAGAAAAGATTTCTCCAGGCCGCCCTCGTTATGGAGGGCACCTATGTCGGCCTGATAGATGGTGTATGGGGTGCGGGCAGTCAAAAAGCACTTGCGACGGCGACCAGAGCAACCTCAACCCGTATCCCGCTATCCCGAGTTGCCCCGATCGTACGGAACTTTCAGGGTGAACTCCGCAGCTCGAATTGGGGCGTGATTGACCTGCCAGCTTCAGGCATCTCCTTCGCGGTCCCTTTCTCACACCTGACGAGCGACCAGAGCACGGAGTATCCCACGTTGCGGTCGCGAAGCGGGGACTTGCTCGTTCGCTCTTTGGCCGATGTGTCTCAGGAAGCGGTGGACCGGCACAGATGGCTCATAAACAATCACCGCGGTCCGCGCGAACTCTACTCAAGCTACAAATCCCGCAGGATGATTACGGCTTCGCAGCTTGCTGGCGGTAAGGTCGCCTACCTGCGCTCCGAGTACAGGTCCGGCCTCTTTGTAAGCCTTCTCGTCCAGTATGAACCTTGGCAGTCAAGACGCGGGCAACTAATTACGTCTACCTTCAGAAACGGGTCACAAAGCGAGTTGGCACTGCCACGTAATGGCTTGTTGTCTGGCTTGCTGTCTCCCCCCTCTACCCCTCCGCCAATACAGCCGGAAGTACCTGAGACAGCTTCGTCGAGGCCTCCTAGCACGTCGAAACCCACAGCTCGTGGCAGCGGAACGGGGTTTTTCGTCAACAACACGGATGTAGTGACAGCCGCTCATGTCGTTGACGGCTGCAGTTCGTTGCAACTGGAGAGTGGCGAGGCCCTCGAGATCGTGGGCGTCGACAAGGCGCTGGATCTTGCGGTGCTATCTTCAAGTTCACGATCACAGTATTTTCTTCCGCTGGACAGTGAAGAATCCGCCAAGCTCGGAGAGGATATTTTTGCGCTCGGGTTCCCCTACAGAGGGCTTTTGGATCAAGGCCTTACGGTCACGGGCGGCAATGTCGGCGCGCTGCCCGGTGCCCTCGACTCGGCGAAACGCCTGATGATTACCGCGCCGGTACAGCCTGGAAACAGTGGCGGCCCGATCCTGAATAGGGATGGCCGTGTTGTTGGCGTGGTGGTGTCGCGCTTTAACGATCTTTTCGTGCTGGAGCAAACCGGGAGCCTGCCGCAAAACATTAACTTCGCGGTGTCGAATGGCCCTCTCATAGGGTTTCTCGAGAAGCATCATGTGTTTTATGCGAATGTGGATGACAAGGCGGATCCAATTTCAAACGGTGTGCCGGAGCAGATGCAGAAATCAGTCGTCTCGGTGCTATGCCATTGA
- a CDS encoding ImmA/IrrE family metallo-endopeptidase: METRGRLGIPSDGAIDPITLVESKGCLVWTPQDVPELDICHIRQLTISDPDSWDAVTIKEGNCTVIVINNTRPAARQSNTIMHEWAHLELKHKPSRVDQFENGLLLLSDYPKEFEDEADWLSGAMLAPREGLLSLRRRGMDDAQIAETFRISSQLATWRIRMTGIDRQFSRRY; this comes from the coding sequence ATGGAAACACGGGGCCGTCTAGGTATTCCTAGTGACGGTGCTATCGACCCCATCACCCTAGTAGAGTCTAAGGGGTGTTTGGTTTGGACACCCCAAGATGTACCTGAACTTGACATATGCCATATTCGCCAACTGACGATTTCCGATCCTGACAGTTGGGATGCTGTTACAATCAAAGAAGGCAATTGCACAGTCATCGTCATTAACAATACGCGCCCTGCCGCAAGACAGTCCAACACGATAATGCATGAATGGGCACACCTTGAGCTAAAGCACAAGCCGAGCCGCGTTGACCAGTTTGAGAACGGACTTCTTCTGCTCAGCGATTACCCGAAAGAGTTCGAAGATGAGGCTGATTGGCTATCCGGCGCCATGCTAGCTCCTCGCGAAGGTCTGTTGAGTCTTCGAAGACGAGGAATGGATGACGCCCAGATCGCGGAGACCTTCAGAATTAGTAGCCAACTTGCGACATGGCGAATACGGATGACGGGGATAGATCGCCAGTTCAGCCGTCGATATTGA
- a CDS encoding toll/interleukin-1 receptor domain-containing protein yields MWYTPEQVAALTPVRENVESLAVVEPDLRDVFLCHAWDDRQGPAKELHDLLEARGVRVWFSEKDLGLGVPMMRAIDKGLVNSRVGIVLVTQAMLKRLPSEGVADKELSALLRRERLVPVVHGTTYEELEKVSLLLASRAGLSTAEESMKDVADKIAELVAT; encoded by the coding sequence GTGTGGTACACACCTGAACAGGTTGCCGCACTGACACCTGTAAGGGAAAATGTTGAGTCGCTTGCCGTTGTGGAACCAGACCTCCGCGATGTCTTCCTGTGTCACGCGTGGGATGACCGGCAAGGTCCAGCAAAAGAACTGCATGACCTATTGGAGGCACGAGGTGTCCGTGTGTGGTTCAGTGAAAAGGACCTCGGTCTAGGGGTTCCGATGATGCGTGCAATTGACAAGGGTCTGGTCAACTCGCGCGTTGGCATCGTCTTGGTTACGCAAGCAATGCTGAAACGGCTTCCGTCAGAAGGCGTTGCCGACAAAGAACTTTCGGCACTTCTGCGGCGCGAGCGCCTGGTGCCAGTCGTTCATGGCACCACCTACGAGGAACTTGAGAAAGTCAGTTTACTCCTCGCCTCTCGTGCTGGTTTGAGCACTGCCGAGGAATCCATGAAAGATGTTGCCGACAAGATTGCCGAACTCGTCGCAACCTGA
- a CDS encoding branched-chain amino acid aminotransferase — protein sequence MATGKNIRTYFEGTWHEGDVMIMRAADHGSWLGTTVFDGARYVDGVAPDLEAHLARVNRSAEALMIRPTVSTAEMLEIAWEGLRLYPKDAAVYIRPMYWGIESGHMGILPAEADGGFALCLEEIPMAAPEATVRLTTTQFRRPVIESSVCNAKAGCLYPNNARMLAEAKAKGYDNTLVADAMGNVAESATANAFMVKDGEVFTPIANGTFLSGITRARHIANLRADGVKVHETVLTFDDFRAADEVFLSGNLMKVTPVTEFDGTHYQHGPVTRRTRELYWDWAHSG from the coding sequence ATGGCAACCGGAAAGAACATCCGCACATATTTTGAAGGCACTTGGCACGAAGGCGACGTGATGATCATGCGCGCCGCCGATCACGGCTCATGGCTCGGCACCACGGTGTTCGACGGCGCCCGCTACGTCGATGGCGTCGCCCCCGATCTCGAGGCCCACCTCGCGCGGGTGAACCGCTCCGCCGAGGCACTGATGATCCGCCCCACCGTCTCCACCGCCGAGATGCTGGAGATCGCCTGGGAGGGGCTTCGGCTCTACCCGAAAGATGCCGCCGTCTACATCCGCCCGATGTATTGGGGCATCGAGAGCGGCCACATGGGCATCCTCCCTGCCGAGGCCGATGGCGGCTTTGCCCTCTGCCTCGAAGAGATCCCCATGGCCGCCCCCGAGGCCACCGTCCGGCTCACCACCACCCAGTTCCGCCGCCCGGTGATCGAGAGCTCGGTCTGCAACGCCAAGGCGGGCTGCCTCTACCCCAACAACGCCCGGATGCTGGCCGAGGCCAAGGCCAAGGGCTACGACAACACCCTCGTCGCCGACGCCATGGGCAACGTGGCCGAAAGCGCCACCGCAAACGCCTTCATGGTGAAGGACGGCGAGGTCTTCACCCCCATCGCCAACGGCACCTTCCTGTCCGGCATCACCCGCGCGCGGCACATCGCCAACCTGCGGGCCGATGGGGTGAAGGTGCACGAGACCGTGCTCACCTTCGACGATTTCCGCGCGGCGGACGAAGTATTTCTCTCCGGCAACCTGATGAAGGTCACGCCCGTCACCGAGTTCGACGGCACCCACTACCAGCACGGCCCCGTTACCCGTCGCACCCGCGAGCTGTACTGGGATTGGGCCCACTCCGGCTGA
- a CDS encoding NifU family protein — protein sequence MFIQTESTPNPATLKFLPGQEVMGTGTADFPNAEAAAASPLAGRIFAVDGVTGVFLGHDFVTVTKADGPEWDHLKPAILGAIMEHVQSGEPVLASDAAPEAAHAIHEGEDGEIVEQIKQLLDTRVRPAVAQDGGDITFHGFERGVVYLHMQGACAGCPSSTLTLKMGIEQLLRHYIPEVTEVRPVAA from the coding sequence ATGTTCATCCAGACCGAATCCACGCCAAACCCCGCCACCCTCAAGTTCCTGCCCGGGCAGGAGGTGATGGGCACCGGCACCGCCGACTTCCCCAATGCCGAGGCCGCCGCCGCCTCGCCGCTGGCTGGCCGCATCTTCGCGGTCGATGGCGTCACCGGCGTGTTTCTGGGCCATGACTTCGTGACCGTCACCAAGGCCGACGGGCCGGAGTGGGATCACCTGAAGCCCGCGATCCTCGGCGCGATCATGGAGCACGTGCAATCCGGCGAGCCGGTGCTGGCCTCCGATGCCGCGCCCGAGGCCGCCCACGCGATCCACGAGGGCGAAGACGGCGAAATCGTCGAGCAGATCAAGCAGCTCCTCGATACCCGCGTGCGCCCCGCCGTGGCGCAGGATGGGGGCGACATCACTTTCCACGGCTTCGAGCGCGGAGTGGTCTACCTCCACATGCAGGGCGCCTGCGCCGGCTGCCCCTCCTCCACGCTGACGCTAAAGATGGGCATCGAGCAACTGCTCCGCCACTACATCCCCGAAGTGACAGAAGTCCGCCCCGTCGCGGCCTGA
- a CDS encoding GFA family protein, which produces MLPDRLTGRCYCGATQLSASGPLSVAYCHCTDCRRWTGAPVTAWVGVPEVTLTPAPEPFSVSEGVSRTSCPRCGSPLAASFSYLPGTMWLPMGLLDQAADLAPTLHCYAGEALPWLHISDDLPREQGSGHEVL; this is translated from the coding sequence TTGCTTCCTGACCGCCTCACCGGGCGCTGCTACTGCGGCGCCACGCAACTCAGCGCATCCGGCCCGTTGAGCGTGGCTTACTGCCACTGCACCGATTGCCGCCGCTGGACGGGGGCACCAGTCACCGCATGGGTCGGCGTGCCCGAAGTCACCCTCACGCCCGCGCCCGAGCCGTTCTCGGTATCCGAGGGGGTCAGCCGCACGTCCTGCCCGCGCTGCGGCTCACCGCTGGCGGCCAGCTTCTCCTACCTGCCCGGCACCATGTGGCTGCCGATGGGCCTGCTCGATCAGGCCGCCGATCTCGCCCCCACGCTGCATTGCTACGCGGGCGAGGCGCTGCCGTGGCTACACATCTCCGATGATCTGCCGCGCGAGCAGGGCAGCGGCCACGAGGTGCTCTGA
- a CDS encoding AbrB family transcriptional regulator: MTPGLASLRLSAQTLAIGAVGALLAWALSMPLAFLAGPALAVACASFAGVSVSIHNRLRDTCFVLIGLSVGGLVTPASLDAVAKWPVAFALLAALTLVTPYIIRELLCRGFGFSRPEAFLAAAPGHLSMVVALTESLGLPLVRPVLMASFRVLILTLTVPLAATLAGVPIGPGLPSAPLITSWLLIAPQIVAAVLLGWVLGKLKVPAPLLIGAMTVGAGAHLSGLAEGGMPPWVAQTVLVIMGSLIGSRFMGISLRAILSDFSAAVLAVLGSTALAALFALAAARASGLPFLDVLIAFSPGGLETMIIVGAAAGADPSFVAAAHVSRLIVLAVLLSAFAIRHGRTPPPPDRR, translated from the coding sequence GTGACACCCGGCCTCGCCTCCCTGCGCCTCTCGGCGCAAACCCTCGCCATCGGCGCCGTCGGTGCGCTGTTGGCCTGGGCGCTTTCCATGCCGCTGGCCTTTCTCGCCGGCCCCGCCCTCGCCGTGGCCTGCGCCAGTTTTGCCGGGGTGTCGGTGAGCATCCACAACCGCCTGCGTGATACCTGCTTCGTGCTGATCGGCCTCTCCGTCGGCGGGCTGGTCACGCCCGCCAGCCTCGATGCCGTCGCCAAATGGCCCGTGGCCTTCGCCCTGCTCGCCGCACTCACCCTCGTCACGCCCTACATCATCCGCGAGTTGCTCTGCCGTGGTTTCGGGTTTTCGCGGCCAGAGGCCTTTCTGGCCGCCGCTCCGGGGCACCTGTCGATGGTGGTGGCGCTGACCGAAAGCCTCGGCCTGCCGCTGGTCCGCCCGGTGCTGATGGCCTCCTTCCGCGTGCTGATCCTCACCCTCACCGTGCCGCTCGCCGCCACGCTGGCCGGGGTGCCGATCGGGCCGGGCCTGCCCTCAGCGCCGCTGATCACCAGCTGGCTGCTGATCGCACCACAAATCGTGGCGGCCGTCCTTCTGGGCTGGGTTCTGGGCAAGCTGAAGGTGCCCGCCCCCCTGCTCATCGGCGCGATGACAGTGGGGGCCGGCGCCCACCTCTCAGGTCTGGCCGAAGGCGGCATGCCGCCTTGGGTCGCGCAAACGGTGCTGGTGATCATGGGCAGCTTGATCGGCTCGCGCTTCATGGGCATCTCCCTGCGCGCCATCCTCAGCGATTTCTCCGCCGCCGTGCTTGCCGTCCTCGGCTCCACCGCCCTCGCCGCGCTCTTCGCGCTGGCCGCCGCCCGCGCCTCCGGCCTGCCGTTTCTCGACGTGCTCATCGCCTTCTCCCCCGGCGGGCTGGAAACCATGATCATCGTCGGCGCGGCCGCCGGGGCAGACCCGAGCTTTGTCGCCGCCGCCCATGTCAGCCGGCTGATCGTGCTGGCGGTGCTGCTCTCCGCCTTCGCCATCCGCCACGGCCGCACCCCGCCCCCGCCCGACCGCCGATAA
- a CDS encoding gamma-glutamylcyclotransferase, with the protein MTAPDPFRHHPGLRGKITPPEESFFRDFSLPKLEALLTEKGLPTGWWYSDAEREADRHATLATRPTPDLWVFAYGSLMWDPAFHFAEVRRARLPRHARRFILLDRRGGRGTPDAPGLMAALDECPGGPGCDGLAFRIPAARVETESAILWQRERISDGYFPRFVEARLPDGIVPALTFLANHESEIMAPDLPRAAQVEHIATGAGFLGSSADYLRNLARQFAELRIDDPEITALLADVEARIAALEGA; encoded by the coding sequence ATGACCGCCCCCGACCCCTTCCGCCACCACCCCGGCCTGCGCGGCAAGATCACGCCGCCGGAGGAGAGCTTCTTCCGCGATTTCTCCCTTCCCAAGCTGGAGGCCCTGCTGACCGAGAAGGGGCTGCCCACCGGTTGGTGGTATTCCGACGCCGAGCGCGAGGCCGACCGGCACGCCACCCTCGCCACCCGGCCCACGCCCGACCTCTGGGTCTTCGCCTATGGCTCGCTGATGTGGGATCCGGCCTTCCATTTCGCAGAGGTCCGCCGCGCCCGACTGCCCCGGCACGCCCGCCGTTTTATCCTGCTCGACAGGCGCGGGGGGCGCGGCACGCCCGATGCGCCCGGCCTCATGGCCGCCCTCGATGAATGCCCCGGCGGGCCGGGCTGCGACGGCCTCGCCTTTCGCATCCCAGCCGCCCGCGTCGAGACCGAGAGCGCCATCCTCTGGCAACGCGAACGCATCTCCGATGGCTACTTCCCCCGCTTCGTCGAGGCCCGCCTGCCCGATGGCATCGTGCCTGCGCTCACCTTTCTGGCCAACCACGAGTCCGAGATCATGGCCCCCGACCTGCCCCGTGCCGCGCAGGTCGAGCATATCGCCACCGGCGCGGGGTTTCTCGGCAGCTCGGCCGATTACCTGCGCAACCTCGCCCGGCAATTCGCCGAACTGCGGATCGACGATCCCGAGATCACCGCGCTTCTGGCCGATGTTGAGGCCCGGATCGCCGCCCTTGAGGGAGCCTGA
- a CDS encoding helix-turn-helix domain-containing protein, which produces MSLQIQELGARVVKHRGVNGVRAAAAEIGVSPATLSRVENGHVPDLATFAKICEWLGEDPAVFLGLEASGAVRPPPTVHMRKKNTTSVDTATALGAMIVAVQNAIIAREEL; this is translated from the coding sequence ATGAGTCTTCAGATTCAGGAACTCGGTGCGCGTGTCGTGAAGCACCGTGGAGTTAACGGCGTTAGAGCGGCGGCAGCGGAAATCGGAGTAAGTCCAGCCACACTGTCGAGGGTAGAAAACGGCCATGTTCCAGACTTGGCAACCTTCGCCAAAATCTGTGAATGGCTAGGCGAGGACCCTGCCGTATTCTTAGGTCTGGAGGCAAGCGGCGCAGTGCGACCTCCTCCGACGGTGCACATGCGCAAAAAAAACACGACGTCAGTTGATACGGCTACCGCGCTTGGCGCCATGATCGTTGCAGTGCAGAATGCAATAATAGCTCGGGAAGAACTCTAG
- the trpS gene encoding tryptophan--tRNA ligase — protein MADTTFTPRVFSGIKPSGGLTLGNYLGAIKRWVAMQEEGTESIYCVVDLHAITVWQDPAELRTATHEVAAGMLASGIDPSRSILFNQSQVPEHAELAWIFNCVARVGWMNRMTQFKEKAGSNAEKVSLGLYAYPSLMAADILLYHATHVPVGEDQKQHVELTRDIAAKFNHDYKVDFFPMTEPVIEGPGMRVMNLRDGSKKMSKSGESDMERINMLDDADTIAKKFKKARTDPAPLPESPDGLKDRPEAKNLVDIYASLSGGTQESVIAEYAGAGWGQFKPALADLAVEKLAPISDEMRRLMADPAEIDRLLGVGRDRAREIAAPVLERTYEIVGLVRS, from the coding sequence ATGGCCGACACCACCTTCACCCCCCGCGTCTTCTCCGGCATCAAGCCCTCCGGCGGGCTGACGCTTGGCAACTACCTCGGCGCCATCAAGCGCTGGGTCGCGATGCAGGAGGAGGGGACCGAGAGCATCTACTGCGTCGTCGATCTGCACGCCATCACCGTCTGGCAGGACCCGGCCGAGCTGCGCACCGCGACCCATGAGGTCGCCGCCGGCATGCTCGCGAGCGGCATCGACCCGTCGCGCTCCATCCTCTTCAACCAGAGCCAGGTGCCCGAGCACGCCGAGCTGGCCTGGATCTTCAACTGCGTCGCCCGCGTCGGCTGGATGAACCGGATGACCCAGTTCAAGGAGAAGGCCGGGAGCAACGCCGAGAAGGTCTCCCTCGGCCTCTACGCCTATCCCTCGCTGATGGCCGCCGACATCCTGCTCTACCACGCCACCCACGTCCCGGTGGGCGAGGACCAGAAGCAGCATGTCGAGCTGACCCGCGACATCGCCGCCAAGTTCAATCACGACTACAAGGTGGATTTCTTCCCGATGACCGAACCGGTGATCGAAGGCCCCGGCATGCGGGTGATGAACCTGCGTGACGGCTCCAAGAAGATGTCCAAGTCCGGCGAGAGCGACATGGAGCGCATCAACATGCTCGACGACGCCGACACCATCGCCAAGAAGTTCAAAAAGGCCCGCACCGACCCGGCCCCCCTGCCTGAGAGCCCCGACGGCCTGAAGGACCGCCCCGAAGCCAAGAACCTCGTCGACATCTACGCCTCCTTGTCAGGCGGCACCCAGGAGTCCGTGATCGCCGAATACGCCGGCGCAGGCTGGGGCCAGTTCAAACCCGCCCTCGCCGATCTGGCCGTGGAGAAACTGGCGCCGATCAGCGACGAAATGCGCCGCCTGATGGCCGACCCGGCAGAGATCGACCGGCTGCTGGGCGTAGGCCGCGACCGCGCGCGGGAGATCGCCGCGCCGGTGCTGGAGCGGACCTATGAGATTGTGGGGCTGGTGCGGAGTTGA
- the tsaB gene encoding tRNA (adenosine(37)-N6)-threonylcarbamoyltransferase complex dimerization subunit type 1 TsaB produces the protein MSVADPTLLAFDTSGPHIAAAVLQHGTVVAQRHEPMKRGQAENLMPILEELLAEAGLAWADLTALGVGIGPGNFTGIRISVAAARGLALGLGIPAVGVSSFELARAAESGTVHLPAPREMAYAQDFTAGAPSGPPRLEPRPAALAEDIPDLPARLATRAAALLASTTPPIPRPAPLYVKAPDAAPARDAPPEIIG, from the coding sequence ATGAGCGTGGCTGACCCGACCCTGCTGGCCTTCGATACCTCCGGCCCCCACATCGCTGCCGCCGTGTTGCAGCACGGCACCGTGGTGGCCCAGCGCCACGAGCCGATGAAGCGTGGACAGGCCGAAAACCTCATGCCGATCTTGGAGGAGTTGCTGGCCGAGGCCGGTCTGGCATGGGCCGATCTCACCGCGCTCGGCGTCGGCATCGGCCCCGGCAACTTCACCGGCATCCGCATCTCCGTCGCCGCCGCACGCGGGCTGGCCCTTGGGCTGGGCATCCCCGCCGTGGGCGTCTCCAGCTTCGAGCTGGCCCGCGCGGCGGAGAGCGGCACCGTGCATCTCCCCGCACCGCGCGAGATGGCCTATGCGCAAGACTTCACCGCCGGTGCGCCTTCCGGCCCGCCAAGGCTGGAGCCGCGCCCGGCCGCGCTGGCCGAGGATATCCCCGATCTGCCCGCGCGCCTCGCCACCCGCGCCGCCGCGCTGCTGGCCAGCACCACGCCGCCCATCCCCCGCCCCGCGCCGCTTTACGTGAAAGCGCCCGACGCCGCGCCCGCGCGCGATGCGCCGCCCGAGATCATCGGATGA
- a CDS encoding BMP family protein, which produces MTFARSLLASAAATALMAGAALADPAIIFDLGGKFDKSFNESAFNGATKWAEETGGSFAEIEMQSEAQREQALRRLAEDGANPIVMTGFAFATVLGEVAPDYADTKFVIIDGVVDAPNVRSVVFKEQEGSYLVGMLAGMASESGTVSFVGGMDIPLIHKFACGYAQGVKAANPDATIIQNMTGTTPAAWNDPVKGSELTKAQISQGSDVVYAAAGGTGVGVLQTAADEGIFSIGVDSNQNHLHPGSVLTSMLKRVDVAVYNAFTAGADGIEPGIVALGLAEGGVDYAVDDNNAELITEEMMTAVDAAKEKIIAGEIEVHNYETDSTCPAM; this is translated from the coding sequence ATGACCTTCGCGCGCAGCCTTCTGGCCTCCGCCGCCGCCACCGCCCTCATGGCCGGTGCAGCGCTGGCCGACCCGGCCATCATCTTCGACCTCGGCGGCAAGTTCGACAAATCCTTCAACGAAAGCGCCTTCAACGGCGCGACCAAATGGGCCGAAGAGACCGGCGGCAGCTTCGCCGAGATCGAGATGCAGTCCGAAGCCCAGCGCGAGCAGGCCCTGCGCCGCCTCGCCGAAGATGGCGCCAACCCGATCGTCATGACCGGCTTCGCCTTCGCCACCGTTCTGGGTGAGGTCGCCCCCGACTACGCCGACACCAAGTTCGTCATCATCGACGGCGTGGTCGATGCGCCCAACGTGCGCTCGGTGGTGTTCAAGGAGCAGGAAGGCTCCTACCTCGTCGGCATGCTGGCCGGCATGGCCTCCGAATCCGGCACCGTGTCCTTCGTCGGCGGCATGGACATTCCGCTGATCCACAAGTTCGCCTGCGGCTATGCCCAGGGCGTGAAGGCCGCCAACCCCGACGCCACCATCATCCAGAACATGACCGGCACCACCCCGGCCGCCTGGAACGACCCGGTGAAAGGCTCCGAGCTGACCAAGGCACAAATCAGCCAAGGCTCCGACGTGGTCTATGCCGCCGCGGGCGGCACCGGCGTGGGCGTGCTGCAAACCGCTGCGGATGAGGGCATCTTCTCCATCGGCGTCGACAGCAACCAGAACCACCTGCACCCCGGCTCCGTGCTCACCTCGATGCTCAAGCGCGTCGACGTGGCCGTCTATAACGCCTTCACCGCTGGCGCCGACGGCATCGAGCCCGGCATCGTGGCCCTCGGCCTTGCTGAAGGCGGCGTGGATTACGCCGTGGACGACAACAACGCAGAACTCATCACCGAAGAGATGATGACCGCCGTCGACGCCGCGAAAGAGAAGATCATCGCTGGCGAGATCGAGGTCCACAACTACGAGACCGACAGCACCTGCCCGGCGATGTAA
- the rimI gene encoding ribosomal protein S18-alanine N-acetyltransferase: MTPEALATLHAACFEVPRPWRAAEFEALMAQESVFLLGDESGFALGQCAGAEAELLTLAVAPEARRQGLGRALLERFQTEAASRGGATTLLEVSAQNAPAIALYTAAGYNEIGRRRAYYRAPGGTRVDAIVMSRAL; encoded by the coding sequence ATGACGCCCGAAGCACTGGCCACCCTCCATGCCGCCTGCTTCGAGGTGCCCCGCCCGTGGCGCGCCGCGGAGTTCGAGGCGCTTATGGCGCAGGAGAGCGTGTTCCTTCTGGGAGACGAGTCCGGCTTCGCCCTCGGCCAATGCGCCGGGGCCGAGGCCGAGCTGCTCACCCTCGCTGTCGCGCCCGAGGCCCGGCGGCAAGGGCTGGGCCGGGCGCTGCTGGAGCGCTTTCAAACCGAAGCCGCCAGCCGGGGCGGTGCAACCACCCTGCTGGAAGTCTCCGCCCAGAACGCCCCCGCCATCGCGCTCTACACCGCCGCCGGTTACAACGAGATCGGCCGCCGCCGCGCCTATTACCGCGCCCCCGGCGGCACCCGCGTCGATGCCATCGTGATGAGTCGCGCCCTCTAG
- a CDS encoding universal stress protein codes for MRKFLVVLDDSRECLNAMRFAAMRAAKTGGGVEILSIIPPDEFNHWIGVGDVMRAEARERIEAHFEVFAKWMRDRQGVDPELVVREGEPVDEILAQCREDPEIGVLVLGAGTGKKGPGPLVTQLTKNAGSLEFPITIVPGELSKERLESIT; via the coding sequence ATGCGCAAGTTCCTCGTCGTGCTCGACGACAGCCGCGAATGCCTGAACGCCATGCGTTTTGCGGCCATGCGCGCCGCCAAGACCGGCGGCGGCGTGGAGATTCTGTCGATCATCCCGCCCGATGAGTTCAACCACTGGATCGGCGTGGGAGACGTGATGCGCGCCGAGGCCCGCGAGCGGATCGAGGCCCATTTCGAGGTCTTCGCCAAATGGATGCGCGACCGTCAGGGCGTCGACCCCGAGCTGGTGGTGCGCGAGGGCGAGCCGGTCGACGAGATCCTCGCCCAATGCCGCGAAGACCCCGAGATCGGCGTCCTCGTCCTCGGCGCCGGCACCGGCAAAAAAGGCCCCGGCCCGCTCGTCACCCAACTCACCAAAAACGCCGGCTCCCTCGAGTTCCCCATCACCATCGTGCCAGGCGAACTCTCCAAGGAACGGCTGGAGAGCATTACCTGA